The Sneathiella limimaris region ATTCAATCTGTCCTGAGGTTGCCCGGTGTGCCCCAGAAATCATATTCAACAAAGTGGTCTTTCCGGAACCGTTTGGCCCCAGCAAGCCGATCACCTCACCGGCTGAAAGGGTAAAACTCACATCCCGTACTGCCGTCAGGCCACCGAAGCGTTTTGTCAGGTTTATGGTTTGCAAGAGTTGCGTCATTTTGCGGCCCCTCCCAACCGGAACCGATCAATAAACTCCAAAACCCCTTTAGGGAGCAGGAACACAATGAGGATGAAGACGGCCCCCAGAAGAATTGAATAATGGTTTGGGAAATTGGCTGACAGCCATTCAAACAATAAAAACAGGGGAATAACACCAAAAATGGGCCCTAATAATCGATGCGGTCCGCCCAGCAAGGCCATGATGACCGTTAAAAAGGATACGGTTGGATTAAACACAATACTGGGTTCGATATAGACCCACCGCGGTGCCTGAATTGCCCCCACGAGCGTCATGATGGATGCGCTAATTGCAAAAAGGAGCAATTTGGTTCTGGTGATGTTGATCCCAACATGGGAGGCAACAACTTCATCCTCACCAATGACCCGAAGGGCCATTCCTGTCCGGCTGTTTTTAATCCACCAGGCAATTCCAAAAGTAATTGCGGCCAATACCAAAAGCATCCAGTAAATATGCTGAGCCTCAAATGGCAGGAAGATGTAGCGGCCAAGCGTCCCGGTGATATTCACCTCGTACCATGTGATAAGCTGACGAACCAATTCCGCAAGACCGAAGGAAAAAATCACGAAATAGACCCCTGCAAGACGCAAGGTTGCAATGCCAACAGCCAAAGACATCACTAGGCCAATTCCAACGGCTACGAGCAATATCAGGGGATAAGCCAAATCCTCATTGAGGACAGCCACCACATAAGCACCAACCCCATAAAAAGCCACGGTAGCCAGTGAGATATAACGGGTTGGACCTGAAAACAGGGACCAAGCCTGGGCGAGAATTGCATAACTGACAATGCCGATCATCAGCCCGAGGCCATAATCCTCAAAGACAAGAGGTGCAAACCCCAGTAATCCAACCAGCCCAGCGAAGAGGCTAAACTTGATACTCATTTTCATTTAACTCACGCTTTTTCCAAACAACCCTTGAGGCCGCCAGAGCAGAAGAACCAAAAAAATCAAGTAAGTTGACGCCAGTGTCAGACCCGGATCCAGGTAGGCTGAAACGAAGGCCTCGACCAGTCCCAGGATGAGGCCCGCCAACAAGGCACCGAGGAAATTTCCGACCCCGCCCATAATCACCACAATCAAAGCTTTCATTGTAAAAACAACACCAGCTGTTGCTGTAAATGTCTGGAACATGGATATCACTACGCCAGCTTGGGCCGCCAACATTCCCCCAAAAGCGAAAGCGAGTTGCGCAACCCGGTCCACATTAATAGCGACCAAAGGCGCATTTTCTGGTCGCTGTGCCACTGCTCGCAAAATCAATCCCCACCGGGTAAACTTAATCAGCAGAAAAAGGCCAACCCCCAGGAACATCGCGAGGCCAAATGCAAGAACTTGATTGGCGGCAATGATAACGCCGAACAGGTTCAAGGGAACATTCAGATAGCTATAACTCTGGAAATCCGCTCCAAATATGACGAGGAGAATACCCTGTATCAGAAAGAGTAATCCAAAGGTCACCAGGATCGAGTCTATTTCCAGACTGCCCCCCTTTTGCGACCTTTTGACTAGCGGAGCCATCAGAACAGCGTAAATCACGTATGATGCGATAAATGCCGCCGGGCCCACCAGCAAAAGACTAAGTAAAGGGTCCAAGTCCAATGTTGAGACCAGAACAAAGGTCGCAAAAGCAGCGACAATTACAAATTCCCCATAGGCTAGGTTCATAATCCGGGAGACACCATATTGCATGGTCAGGCCAAGCGCGGCCAATGCATAGGTTCCTCCCAGAACCAACCCGATAACAAGAGAGGTTGTCAGCATGTTTTGCGACCTTTAAGAACTGCTATACTTACTTAGACCATTCCGGCTTCGGAATGACTAC contains the following coding sequences:
- a CDS encoding branched-chain amino acid ABC transporter permease, with the protein product MLTTSLVIGLVLGGTYALAALGLTMQYGVSRIMNLAYGEFVIVAAFATFVLVSTLDLDPLLSLLLVGPAAFIASYVIYAVLMAPLVKRSQKGGSLEIDSILVTFGLLFLIQGILLVIFGADFQSYSYLNVPLNLFGVIIAANQVLAFGLAMFLGVGLFLLIKFTRWGLILRAVAQRPENAPLVAINVDRVAQLAFAFGGMLAAQAGVVISMFQTFTATAGVVFTMKALIVVIMGGVGNFLGALLAGLILGLVEAFVSAYLDPGLTLASTYLIFLVLLLWRPQGLFGKSVS
- a CDS encoding branched-chain amino acid ABC transporter permease, translating into MKMSIKFSLFAGLVGLLGFAPLVFEDYGLGLMIGIVSYAILAQAWSLFSGPTRYISLATVAFYGVGAYVVAVLNEDLAYPLILLVAVGIGLVMSLAVGIATLRLAGVYFVIFSFGLAELVRQLITWYEVNITGTLGRYIFLPFEAQHIYWMLLVLAAITFGIAWWIKNSRTGMALRVIGEDEVVASHVGINITRTKLLLFAISASIMTLVGAIQAPRWVYIEPSIVFNPTVSFLTVIMALLGGPHRLLGPIFGVIPLFLLFEWLSANFPNHYSILLGAVFILIVFLLPKGVLEFIDRFRLGGAAK